From Cucumis melo cultivar AY chromosome 1, USDA_Cmelo_AY_1.0, whole genome shotgun sequence, a single genomic window includes:
- the LOC103490251 gene encoding acetylserotonin O-methyltransferase-like: MDDTGNKESNKLKIEEENSDIKVQVWKYIFGFVEMAVVKCAIELKIGDVIESHGDSMTLSQLSSSLSCSPLLLHRILRFLVHRGIFKEEKSSKSYSHTPMSRLLTTTGPNSMAPIHLLESSPVMIAPWHNLSACVKANGHENGSQPFEMAHGMDLWTYAAANPSHSSLLNEGMACFARLFILPAVLERCGEIFDGVGCLVDVGGGNGTCLSILVKACPWIKGINFDLPHVVSVSKEYEGVQHVGGDMFDSVPKADAAFIMEVLHDWDDEECIKILRNCKEAIPEKTGKVIIVEIVIDEKEDQISKYSDVKLRMDMIMMAHTIKGKERTNEEWANLLQKAGFSYYTITPTTTIQSVIQAFP, translated from the exons ATGGATGATACTGGCAACAAAGagtcaaataaattgaaaatagaagaagaaaatagtGATATCAAAGTCCAAGTATGGAAATACATATTTGGTTTCGTTGAAATGGCAGTGGTAAAATGTGCCATTGAGCTCAAAATAGGAGACGTCATTGAAAGCCATGGAGATTCAATGACACTCTCCCAACTCTCTTCTTCTTTAAGCTGTTCTCCTTTGCTTCTACATCGCATATTGCGGTTCCTTGTACATAGAGGCAttttcaaagaagaaaaatccTCAAAAAGCTACTCCCATACGCCCATGTCTCGACTGCTCACAACCACTGGACCAAATAGCATGGCTCCCATACATCTCTTGGAAAGCAGCCCTGTGATGATTGCACCATGGCACAACTTGAGTGCTTGTGTTAAAGCCAATGGTCATGAGAATGGAAGTCAGCCTTTTGAGATGGCTCATGGGATGGACCTGTGGACTTATGCTGCAGCCAATCCATCGCACAGTAGCTTGCTCAATGAGGGCATGGCTTGCTTTGCTAGGCTGTTTATTTTGCCTGCGGTTCTCGAAAG GTGTGGGGAGATTTTTGATGGAGTTGGATGTTTGGTGGATGTTGGAGGAGGAAATGGGACTTGTTTGAGTATTTTGGTGAAGGCTTGTCCTTGGATTAAAGGTATTAATTTTGATCTTCCTCATGTTGTGTCTGTTTCAAAAGAGTATGAAGGTGTTCAACACGTTGGTGGCGATATGTTTGATTCTGTCCCAAAGGCTGATGCTGCTTTCATTATG GAGGTTCTACATGATTGGGATGATGAGGAATGCatcaaaattttgagaaattgcaAAGAAGCCATTCCTGAAAAGACAGGAAAAGTGATAATTGTTGAAATAGTGATTGATGAAAAAGAAGATCAAATTAGCAAATATTCGGATGTGAAGTTAAGGATGGATATGATAATGATGGCTCATACCATTAAGGGAAAAGAAAGAACGAATGAGGAATGGGCCAATCTTCTTCAGAAAGCTGGTTTTAGTTATTATACAATCACTCCTACCACAACTATCCAATCTGTTATTCAAGCTTTTCCTTGA
- the LOC103490252 gene encoding acetylserotonin O-methyltransferase-like, whose protein sequence is MNFAPQVSISKKEEEEARVQIWKYIFGFVEMAIVKCAIELRIGDTIESHGSPMTLSQLSTALNCSSSLLYRILRFLVRRGIFKQEITEENVISYDHTPLSRLLASSNNNSMAPLLLLESSPVMLAPWHRLSARIKGNGETPFEAAHGKDVWSFAAADPIHNIVINDAMSCTARVHTVPAILEDCPQIFEGIGSLVDVGGGNGTCLSMIVKAFPWIKGINFDLPHVISSSQQYIGVEHVGGNMLDSIPKADAAFIMWVLHDWDDETCIKILKNCKEAISEKRGKVIIVEAIIEERSEEENNNNNLGDVGLMLDMVMMAHTENGKERTIKEWGNVLRQAGFTRYTITPIRAVHSVIQGFL, encoded by the exons ATGAACTTTGCTCCCCAAGTATCCATAtcaaagaaggaagaagaagaagcacgTGTTCAAATATGGAAATACATATTTGGCTTTGTGGAAATGGCGATTGTAAAATGTGCAATAGAACTCAGAATAGGTGATACAATAGAAAGCCATGGAAGCCCCATGACACTCTCCCAATTATCCACAGCTTTAAATTGTTCTTCCTCACTTCTATACCGCATCTTGAGATTCTTAGTCCGACGTGGAATATTCAAACAAGAAATCACTGAAGAAAATGTCATAAGCTATGATCACACACCTTTGTCAAGGCTGCTTGCAAGTAGCAACAACAACAGCATGGCTCCACTTCTTTTATTGGAGAGCAGCCCCGTGATGTTGGCACCATGGCATAGGCTCAGTGCTCGAATTAAAGGCAATGGAGAAACCCCATTTGAGGCTGCTCATGGAAAAGATGTATGGAGCTTTGCAGCAGCTGATCCAATACACAACATAGTAATCAATGATGCTATGTCATGTACTGCTAGGGTTCATACTGTGCCAGCAATACTTGAAGATTGTCCACAGATTTTTGAAGGAATTGGAAGTTTAGTTGATGTGGGAGGAGGAAATGGAACTTGCTTGAGCATGATTGTTAAGGCTTTCCCTTGGATTAAAGGCATCAACTTTGATCTTCCACATGTCatttcttcttctcaacaatACATTGGTGTTGAACATGTTGGTGGAAATATGCTTGATTCCATTCCTAAGGCTGATGCTGCATTCATTATG tGGGTGCTACATGACTGGGATGATGAGACCTGTATCAAAATATTGAAGAACTGTAAAGAAGCAATTTcagaaaagagaggaaaagtAATCATTGTAGAAGCAATTATTGAAGAAAGATCAGAGgaagaaaacaataataataatcttgGGGATGTGGGATTAATGCTTGACATGGTGATGATGGCTCATACCGAAAATGGCAAAGAAAGAACAATCAAGGAATGGGGTAACGTTCTTCGTCAAGCTGGTTTTACTCGATACACCATCACACCTATTCGAGCTGTTCACTCTGTAATTCAGGGTTTCCTTTGA